Below is a window of Camelina sativa cultivar DH55 chromosome 11, Cs, whole genome shotgun sequence DNA.
AGTGATCAAGGTAGCAATaaaacttaatcttagactaataatgaccCTAATTGgcacaaataaacactcaaatggacaacagcgccaaattgaaactgactattttttgtggtgatgaatgatgtatggaatgatgacttatgaatgaatggatgtcatggtgtttcaattccccttatgcaattgtagtataagaggtgtcaatccaatatgagtgtttgtgaacaatcaagatgtgcatatgagtctaagtcaagccagatgtaaaggttgtttgtcactaacaatcctatgatgaaatggaaagtgcagaaagtaaaactacaagaactaggagctaaatgcaaatggaacagagtgattatgacaaacagaaatagaaactatagaaATGcaaatattgaactaatgcacggtaagtaatgaacaggatactaaatgaatgcaacagaaatgcaactaggatgaaacaggacaaacataaatcataaacacaagttctgggttggaactcgagcaagcactcgatcgagtggtgatcgagtgcagggtcgagctggacaaatacgcaaaacagagcaacacaagaaaaacagagcaataccaaaacgaatcaaacaacaggatttaagctaagaaatcaataaacaaggaaggtcttgaggagggattcatgggctggactaataattgaggtcatctaacttggtcaacaaatctcaaacaacttgagctaatctctagacatatatttctaagacatgtttaatccactctcatggcaagaaacaatcaaactcatgcatctctagacttgttctcacaaagtaaagaatctacacaagcaggcattaagcaatatgtcaaaaaatcaaacaagacttctaatctcttagcaagcctaatgatagtctctagatctagccttatctatgctccttagacattggtgtgatgctaagaggcttgaaatcagatcctaccctctcagatataggatcagcattaagaacatctagcctagaagagatctacaacaatcaagcttgaccaaatcaaacaaacctcaaacacaacccagcctaacccatcctcaagatcctaagcaactactcacaagcatacatgatgaacatcaaaatcataaacccagaaaatactgaaacttgcatcattagaaagataaatcaaagatctacaatattgaagaaagaaccaaactcaaattctcaatattaagaaagttatgaaaccaacaatattgaagaatttagtctttttctccttttaaaagaagtacaagatctaagaaaataaaagtgcaaaaggaataattctaaaaaaggtaaaaactaggtttttgactctctaaaaagctggactcttttggtggctgcaggtacaagcccttatatagaaaatgtagtggaagccctaaaaacgctaaaagacaaaatagccaggcggctcgaccaactcgacctggtgctcggtcgagtgaccggtcgagttggctcctcttgtgctcctcccactcggtcgagtccctctcagcacacggtcgagtgtctggtcgagtgggcagtcgagttggactccggaccttggttcttcagccttagctctcttgctttctcctcatgattgcttcacttctcctcagcattgcttccatgctccttaagctccaaaatcacctgtttatgcatgaaaagatgcaaatgcaatgcaactaaactctaatgcaagaacagtcctaaagctatgcaataatggtcaaaatggatagcaaaagatgcaaaagatgtgaatatattaagggaaaacatggtaaaatatatgaacatcaatagCTGTCAGTAAGCCGTCGGAAACACCTATTACTAACAAATTACTGACAGATGGCGTCCGTCGGTTCTAGATTGTcggaaaaataaatctgtcagaAATTCGTCAGTAATTACCGACGGAATTCTGACAAGCATTTACCGACAGATTACCGACAGTAATAGTAATGGTAAACTGTCGGTAAATCTGTCAGTAACAGCCTGTCGGACAGCCGTTGGAGACGTTTTTGTCGGTAATCCGTCGGTAATTTGCTGTCAGACATCCGTCAGAAATATATTTTCGACGAAATTACTGACAGAACAATATCGGAAAATATCCGCCGAACCAACGGAAAAACTGACGATTTAACGACGGAATTTCGAGAAAGTCCGTCGTTTCCGACAGATTACCgacgacatttttttttttctaaaataagaagaagaagacaatttttttttctaaaaaaatgagtGAGAGTATGAGAAGGAGTGGTTCGTTTTTATAGAGAAAGTAAATTTTGTATATGTCCGTACTCTGTCAGTAATCCGTcagtaatttttgaaattttcaacgGCTATACAACGGCTACATTAACGGATATATTTACCGAcgaatatttatttaaacagcTATAATAAGTTTACGGACGGATTTCCGACGGCTGTAAATTAATACCCGTCGGAAATCTGTCGGTAATTGAATAATATACAaacgacaacaacaacggaTATATTTACCGACGAAATTTCGATGGAAAATACTGACAGTAGTATCTGGTCGGTAATCCGTCGGAAATGTTGATTTACCGATGAAATTCCGACGGAAAATACTGACGGTAATATCTGGTCGGTAATCCGTCGGAAATGTTGACAGATTACTGACGGGTAATGTTTGTCGGTAAATTTCCGACGGAAAACTGACAAATTTTTATGGTGTCAGAAATCGGTCAGTATACCGTCGGTAATTACCGATAGATAGTTGCCCGTCAGAAGTGCCGTCAGTTATgaccttgttttcttgtagtgataatTTGATGTGACTCGATTCTAGCACGACGCACCAGCTTGTTCGGTTACCATTCTGTGATCGGGGGAAAccataatttatttgtttaacaaTAATCatgaaaagttttatatatgtcAGTACATAACTTATTAATAATTATCTTAAATAATGGTATCGCTCGACTTACATTTCTAAGTGATTTAAAAATCATGTTCACAACTTACATCATCTTAAATTAATCACTAGGGTTTCTCACTTGAACATGCAGATATAGCTAGCAAGTGAATATCACTTGAATATGGCTGAACAAATTTAGTTTGAAACtattaatgtatataaacaataagaatcaaattaaatttgttagaatttttttttgttttttttattaaataaaattgttaagaaAATGCTCTATTTCGGTTTTATACTTCAAAAACCGAAAAAGGTCTATTTTAACAAATGTGTTGTTTCATATGATCATCTATCTAGAGCTGAATTGGAAATGAAGTAAATTACTTCAAGTAATAGTAAACTTAAAATGATCTGAAACAGGAGCTTATTCTTCTCattcaacatcatcatcttccacttCACGTTTTGACTTCATACCAAAGGATTCTTGTTGATTATTGAGCTTTACATTCTGCTTCATTAGAGCGTTGTGGTAAGCTTTGAGATACCGAAATAAACAAATGTATTAAGAGTACCGAAACACAAGACACAAGATGTTACTGTGGGAATCTAAATAAACACAAAGAATGGCATACCTTCAAatttgctgctgctgcttcttcctgactaatctctcttctttctacCCTGGTCCGATTCAATCTAGAATCTCCACGTACCCTTGTCGTAttcaatcttttctttctaatacGTGCTTCCAATGAAGCCAAAAGACTAGACGATCTTGAAGATGATGACGTTGATGATGCTGGAGCACTTGTAGCTACTTTTGTGTTTTCACTCGATAAACTCGAATCTGAAGGCTTCTTCGGTCCATAACAACTATGTTCAGGTCCAAACCGATGTTTCAAGCAATGATCTATGTCGCAGTCTCGACATTTTATAGTATAAGAGAATGTCAAAACTGCTCCGCACCTTGGAACAGggcatatcttcttcttcttaacagCTTTTTCGTCGTTTGAGTGATCACAAATTGAATTAACATGTTCCTCCCAAGCCACGTTTGGAACTTCTTCAGGGTTTAACCGAACTGCTGTAGAACAAAACGGACAAATAACCACAGTGAcatctcctctgtttccttTTGGAGAATCGTGTTTCATATAGCTACGATGATCTAGACAAAGCACCtacaaaaaaagagtttcaaaaaGTCAGATAATATTATTCCTCCCTATATGGCTATATTGATTGATTAGAAATCACATTGTTCCTCTCTACTTAGAAAAACCATGCAACAAAACGTAGAAACTGGCATTGGGAATAAAAAGcgaaggaaaaaataaaaagaaagagacctGGAGGCAGCGATCATATGTGAACGGCAAGAAATCGATCTGCTTGCAAACATCGACGGCGCAGTGTTTCCCCAGATCTGGAAATTGCGGAGTCCCcatcgaaattagggttttaacgTTTAGAAAAATTCAACTCTCAAAGCAACAATTTGAACAAGAAGACAAGATCCAGGTACGAGGAACGAAGAGAACTAGCTTAATCAAAATCTCACTGCTTTGACAACTACATCGGTCGAAGAAGAGAATTCACAGGGAGAGAGCGATATATAACGTAGACAAATAATATTCATggcgttcggtttttcggtttggttttggttcggttttttcggtttacgatttttttggttttataaaaattgaaccatatagaaaccatatgtaattcggtttggtaacggtttggtttatagtttttttggttttatcaaaaatgaaaccatatagAAACCATACGTAtaacggtttggtttggtttcggtttggtcccggtttttaacggttattccatactttaaaaaatagatagttgatacataactaaaaaataagcataaaagtaaagcctaaacataattcaaaaaaatagaatccaaatatagttttgtaaacccaaatacttaattgaaatttaaacttttaataagtaaagcctattaaaaaagaaaaaaattattgatattgttatacaatataaatttataagttgaaaaactaattatatctaattatcctaaaattttataaaaaaccaaaaaaaccattcggttttacggtttttaaccagaccaaacctaaaccaaatggttaattaaaataaaaaccaaccgaatttttagacttaaccataaccaaaccaaaccatttatttcggtttggttcggttcggtttttcggatttcagtttttttgccCATCCCTAATTCATTGTTTCGACGACcttcttcacctttttttttaattttatttttaccttttctctttttgacaGAGTAACttcccaaaaaataaaactcaaaatataaCTAAAGCAAGATTAATAATGGcatcttttctctctaaagCCAATCTTGAAGGTGATTTCTGGTTTCTCAACCGCCGTCATCTTAATCTTCCTTTTTCTGCATTGGAGTGTTTTCCGACAAATCTGAGTGTTTTCTGTTTGGATTTTGACGGTTATTGTCTGCGACAGTTAACTGTTGGCAGTTTCTTATCCCCAATTTTGTGGAGGGATAACGGTAAAAAAAACCGTCATGgctaaccatatatatatatatgtgtctgTGTGTGTGGGAATCCAATCCTTGGTCTTCACATTTCAAACAATCAATCTTGTCTTTCTTTCACAAACACTACCGTTGTCTCCCAAAATCAGTGATTACATACGGAAGACTCTACATAATCTCGATTTGGTTATCACCGATGTCCCAATCGTCCTACCGCCTGAGTTGTGTGGCAAAGCAATTAATGAGTATCGTTTTTCGTTAATTGTTTGTGTTGTGAACCCGAAGAAACAAAACCTAAGGGCAGTCGTTGGTCAAACACcaaagatttagggtttcgcTGAGGCGTGTCAGGGGAGGATACTGGGAGAAGGAAAAGCTCGACCAGACAGCGATTCGGAAATTCTGGGCGTTTGTCTACGGACGCGAGAgagattttctctcttttgattcaaccaatcaaaattcatGCAGCTTAAAGGAATAAAACTGCCAAGTGTTAAAAAGTGAAGGGAGACataatcattcatttttttaaggAATGCCCAATAAGAATTCATGCAAGAATAAAGTGGAGACAGAAAAAGATTCTTTTGCCAAGTGTGGCGCCAAACGTCAAGTGTTGCCAATTTCGCCAAGTGTGGCGCATGAAGATTCCTTCACGCCATTTGTTCGCCCAAGTAGAGAGAAGAGGAGACATTTGACTTCCATGCAACTGCATGCAAACTCGCCCATCTCCCTATATATAGACGCCCACTCCTTCACATTTTCCAccaagaagagagaaagagaaagaaagaagagaaagaagagagaaagaaaaatcactaaattctctaagtGTTGCTCTCTCAAGAGGAAGACGTCGGAGCTCTGGACGCCGAGGAGACGCTGTTGAACGCCGAGGGGATGCTGCTGAGATGCGAAAGGAGCGTTGTCTGATCCGCGGTGCTGTGAAGTCCGATCATCAATCTGCTGAGTCACTGTGAGTCTGTGGTAGTTTTGCTTGGGGTTCTGCATGAACTCTAGGGTTCATGTACATACCTATTGCTTGCTGCATTTAGACTAGAATTCATTGTAGAATCAGTTAAGTGTTGCATGCTTAaattggtaggattcatgctagattcATGTTATCACATAGAATTTATGCTAGGATCACCATGCATGTTGAGAATTGAAGAGAAATGAACCTCATGTTTACATGATGAAATTATGTTTACTTGATGCATTTTTTAGCAATTTGGtttgcttaaaatttggaccGTAGacttgcatgcatgattaatttgatagatttttatctgcaatatattttttgcataaaaatcGGATAGgatggttgcatgcatgtagaacaaTCTAATTTGCTTGAATTTTTATTCTTGTTGCTTTTTGATTGTTGTATGATTtccttgcttgattttcttgcttgaattgTTTGCTGTAGTATTAGATTCTTAGCGTTTTTACTAAccctttgaattttgtttctcgAGTCGTAGCTAGAATAGAGTGGTCGATCTTCTGCTCCAAGTGTAAAAAGTGACTCGTGGGCTTTATCTCAAGCGGATACCCATGGGACAAGTCGGCGTCTGGCTTGCTACCGGACCGACCGCTGCATGACGATGTAGCAAGTTGATggctcatgctggttacctttgtggtttcagcatGGGAAGTGGTaaggaacggaacagattatcgaaggcccataggtgaaagagtctagagtagTCGAGTTACCTCgttttattctagtcgtcttgtTTGTCGTGTAGGTTGAAGTGTCTAGGTTTATCGAGTCAATTCTTGATTGATCTAACCTTCTTTGCTTGCTTGCTTTTTTATTGATTCCGCTATGTTTCTGCTTGCATAGCTTTGATACTTTGCTTGTTTCCTTGCTTGTTGGGGTAGTCAGGGCGGGGAAAGTAGAATGCATGTCTAGGAGAAAGGAGTACCcagctcactgagtaatcttagattactcatgataaatATTTGTCTTGTAGCAGGCCAAGgatgagtctagagctggagcaaacattagggtgCTGGATAGGgattttttatgtgtttttgtaaaaccctatattttctgACTATGTATGCTATGGAAGTATCCGACTACCTATGTATATTACTTTGGTaacttattttcaatgtaataatttACTATAAGTAATATAATCGGTTTTCGGGGAAATATGACAAGTTGTACATGATACTTGGCCTTGtacgggccaacacaacgcgccAGGccccgcgagggttgcaaagcctaagcgaaACCTCGGCCGCGGGCGGAGTCGCGTCCAGGGAGGAATGGTcaggaagctgcagcttccatCCCTCGGTCGTACCACCCGAGTGCGGTTCCCACTGTGGCTTCCCGTGGCTGTACTTGTCCTTGTCCAGGCCTAGGACGGTTCGGAGGCATTACAAGCAGTGGTATCAGAGTGGGTTTAGTACCCGAAGACACTTGGGATTTTCAtatgttttatcgagtaaatgcaTTGCAAAAACACAATTAGATTCTGGTTGTTTGCTTGTCTAGTTTTGAGTGTAAACCTTAGAATTGACTAGCAACTTACCTGTTCTTGTGGGTTTAGATGTCTTCAGGACATTCAGGTTGCGAGGATGGTTCCAGAGGAGGGTGGCCGAGACATGGGGAACCCGAGCATCACAATGGTTACTTGTCGACCGAATCAGAGAGCAGTAACACACCCATTTATCCAGATACTTGGAGCCTAGAAGGATTACTTGATGAGGATGACGCTAACCTGTTAGTTGAGACCAAACGATCAGAATGCTTAGAAGGGTCGGAAGAGATGGAGGTGAGTCAGGACGATCAGTCAGTTGTGTTAGAGATTGGTGAGCCAAGTCGTATCCAAGTCAGCATGGATGCACAAGGCAAGTTTCAAACTGTCCCAGTCAGAGactatggagaagaagatgttcaAGTCGCGGAGAAGTTACAGCACCTGTTGCTAGACCTTGTGGAGGGCCAGTCCGATGGTACCAACGCTGAGAACTACATGAGGGAACATCCGGAGGTATTTGAAAAGATTCTGAACTACATGAGATACAACCGCCGAACGAAGCTGACGGAGACAAAGTGGTACCAGAGACCGAGAATGAAAGACACTCAAGCGATGAGAACTCTAAGTCCTATTAGCCAACGATTTCGGAGGAAGAACATGTGGAGGTGATCGAAGTGTTGTCAGATGATGAGGATGGTATACCGACCTTAGTGGTTGAAGTGAGGAGTAGCCAGAACAATGTGCCGCAAAACCCAGTACCAGAAGCTGAAGCGAGTATGGAGCCAAGGGAGAATGCTAGTCCAGTACGCAGTCCAGTTCAAGATGTGTCGGAGGAGAATGTACCAGAGCAGATATTTATACCACAGCCAAGAACCAATGCCGGAGAATTTCCAAGACATGGAAGGTGGGATCCGATGATATTGGAGGCGGAACTAAGCAATGAGACATCGCTAAACCGCTTGAGGGAGATAGAGGAAGTACCAAGGGACCCAATGATGAAAATGATAGATTGACTGGCCAACGTAAAGAAACTCAACAGGGAGTTTGTAAGtttcgaagaaggagaaggaagtgCCAAGAGACCAAGGATCTTTGACCAAGGAGAGCAGTCCATGACTCAGCAGCCGAGAGGCCGACTGAGAACTAGAGCCACAGCCCGGAAGAGAGTGCCTACCCAAGTCGTGTTCACCTAAGAGACCGTCCATTTTGCAAGTTGTGTGAAACGGTGGGACACCGATCCAAGTATTGCTGGAAGACACTGTTGCAACGTCCATTGACCATGGAGCATGTTATATGTACCGAGTGTGGGACGTCTGGACACTTTGCTCATAGTTGTCCGGACCAAGTTGTGCAGACCGAAAGGAACCTGATGGACCAAGATGTGCGAGCTGAAGGGAACCCTATGGACCAAGATGGAACTTCATCGTATGCTGCCCCTCCCTCAACCGAGTCTCCCGCTGAACCGCAACCTGATGAGCCGCCTAGGATGTGTGTGTGTCCTTGTAAGGAGTTTAGGGAGCGCCGAACCCAGTAAGATAGTTTGGGAAAAAGGGAAGTATTTCTTTTGGGTTATGTGTAAGGGTCggataggtttttctttttgttttaacctCTAGACTTAACCTCTTGAAGTTGTATCTTGTCTAGGTGGATCTAAACCCTGTGAAGGTAGATGTATGGCTAGGTGGACTACTCATTTATTTTCGTTTTGTAAAGTACTTGTGTTAAAGTCCTAGCCGCGGTTATTTATTTGTGTGTTGCTTGCTTATCTCTTCTTGTTTAATTGCTTGCGTTGATTGCTTGAGTTTCTTATAGGTTTGCatagttaatttttataattagctTGCAATAGATTAGCAtgattgattgaggattcaCATAAGACACCACAAACAAAGCGCAATTAGACAAATTGAAGAACTTCAAGGAAATTCAACCAAGGAGAAGCGAGTCAGTTCAGTAAAACAAGAGAAAGTGCAGCGCGAATCAATCaaaagagggtgcaagaaaataatgaatgGTGAAGGAGATAAAGCAATTCTATGCAAAGTGGCAAAAACCAGAGAGGTTCTATCAAACCGAACCTGGTAAACAAACGAATAAGTTAGACAAAGTTTGGAGGACGACCAAGGAGCTCGGGGATGGAGGCAAACGATGAAGATAAAGAAGTTTTTGGCAGGAACTAAGATCATTTGATCAATTCCAATGATTAAACCAATCAAGGACATAAAGGTTATAATATAAGAAGAGGGAGATCAAGCAAACCGAAGTAGAATTTATCGAACAAGGAAGGAGAAGCTAAAGTCATATGGAGTGCGAAGTTAAAGGAGCCAGAGAAGTTAAACCTATAGGAGTACAAAACTAAGAGTCGGAGAACGCAAAATAAATCGCGGGATGAAGGTACAAAAGAGAGAAGTCGGAGTGAACTGGATTATACAACAAAACCCAAGGAGTCTAGAACAAGCTAAAGGATGAGGAGGATCGAGACAAGAGTTAACGGTGTATACAAGCCGCGATACAGTAAGGAGCAATCCTAGTACCCGAAGAAATGAGAAATATGGTGAACCAAATGgatgctggagatgaagaagcctTCCAAAAGCGCTATCCAATGGCGCGAGAGGACCAAACACATGAAGGAGTAGATCAAAATTCCGGAAGATGGTAAAAGATCATTAACGGTGAAGAAAATAAGGAAGTTGGCAGCAAGTCAAGAAGACTCATAAAGACCaaggagaggagaagaagagaataggATCAAATTTTCCAGGAGCATTAAAACGGATATAATAAAACAATGGTAATAACGGTGGTAGTaggatgaagacgaagatgacaAGGAGCATCAGCACCagatgaagagaaggagaagaccTTAGAATTCGAGGACGAGTTCTTTTaaggggggagaatgtaatgaccctcactaaGGGTAAAAATCCAAAGTAAAATTTTGCAGATAAAGACCCGGAAAAGACttagaaagaaggagaagagaaaaataagaagaacgaCCGGAAGAAGTCCGAAGGAAAAATTAACAAGTCGGATAATGGCCAATGACCAATGTCCAAGAGGCTAAAACCAATAAAGAGTCCtaaagtaagaagaagaagaatggccaagtcaaaaatcaaaaataagcCAAGGTACGATCAAGACTTTGTGTTCCGATCGAAAACCGGCATTTCCACGCAAAAATTACGTATGCGGGATGGAGACGGTACGGACAAGACGGACGTACGCGGGAAGAAGACGGTACGGACAGAAAAGACGCGGGGCATATGTTGTACGGACGCAAGACGGATGCGGTACATACGCAGTGCCGCTGACTCGACCAGACAGCGATCCGGAAATTCTGGGCGTTTGTGAGCGGACGCGAGAGAGATTCTCTCTCTTGATTCAACTAATCAAAATTCATGCAGCTTAAAGGAAGAAGACTGCCAAGTGTTAAAAAGTGAAGGGAGACATAatcattctttttcttaagGAATGTCCAATAGAAATTCATGCAAGAATAAAGTGGAGACAGAAAAAGATTCATTTGCCAAGTGTGGTGCCAAACGCCCGCCAAGTTTTGCACGCCCCTCAGCCAAGTGTTGCCAATTTCGCCAAGTGTGGCGCATGAAGATTCCTTCACGGCATTTGTCCGCCCAAGTAGAGAGAAGAGGAGACATTTGTCTTCCATGCAACTGCATGCAAACTCGCCCATCTCCCTATATATAGACGCCCACTCCTTCACATTTTACACCAAGaggagagaaagggagagaaaggagagaaagaagagagaaataaaaatcactAAATTATCTAAGTGTTGCTCTCTCAAGAGGAAGACGCCGGAGCTCTGGACACTGAGCAGACGTTGTTGACCACCAAGGGGACGTTGTCCAGACGCGAAGGGAGCGCTGTCTGATCCGCAGTGTAGTGAAGTCCGATTCAATATGCTGAATCACTGTGAGTCTGTGGTACTTTTGCTTGGGGTGCTGCATGAACTCTAGGGTTCATGTACGTACCTATTGCTTGCTGCATTTAAACTAGGATTCATGGTAGAATCAGTTAAGTGTTGCATGCTTAaattggtaggattcatgctagattcATGTTATCACATAGAATTTATGCTAGGATCACCATGCATGTTGAGAATTGAAGATAAATGAACCTCATG
It encodes the following:
- the LOC104725227 gene encoding zinc finger AN1 and C2H2 domain-containing stress-associated protein 13, which encodes MGTPQFPDLGKHCAVDVCKQIDFLPFTYDRCLQVLCLDHRSYMLNPEEVPNVAWEEHVNSICDHSNDEKAVKKKKICPVPSCYGPKKPSDSSLSSENTKVATSAPASSTSSSSRSSSLLASLEARIRKKRLNTTRVRGDSRLNRTRVERREISQEEAAAANLKNVKLNNQQESFGMKSKREVEDDDVE